One genomic window of Streptomyces sp. WP-1 includes the following:
- a CDS encoding AAA family ATPase — translation MAFIVPERVSKAAKAIAAVGRSRSDADVARLLVVKRMGLIPGQSIVITNQDAVNICDELYGVPGREPNAWYEPFSGDWRKQQGNGGWPVGSIKTQLERPNKNMRTILDGQKDGANIVVSMREADVYHESLATEFKCKRFPLEEAIIWFFRGRADLPEGQEVDVSSLVDEFTDFFHLSPTERKKLFTDPAPGLSVAVTTIESEQSLGLLLPSPQPPKDRVPANPVERETQDDGFEWTKELSDRTFENADVRSLVETVKTLADARDLVLPDEDSLIERCVVALLSGHLVLQGPPGTGKTTLARLLAEAFSADTVMTTATADWTTYEVIGGLRPSHDGTLEPVLGAVPKTALSCAEKMRASAISSVTTMHEGDADEMDARWLIIDELNRADIDRAIGGLYTVLSSTDGRHLRSTPIDLWFEKDSRRRLLWVPGRFRIIGTMNDVDTSFVNSLSQGLTRRFQFVYLGVPNIDQIDAEIELCQRQAQSWLEAQYPGLASSSDDAGSEKVLGSIGKKMRDVFTWLRFGDQKSGSSSVASWPVGTAQAVDLWKAVLLTLSSGPDIKEEALVRAFDASFADRIIPQMGTLRASHIALIQEYFDSEQDSLRETRRAIRHLRNTQSVR, via the coding sequence GTGGCGTTTATTGTTCCCGAGCGTGTCTCGAAGGCTGCGAAGGCAATTGCAGCGGTAGGGCGATCTAGGTCGGATGCCGATGTGGCCAGACTCCTGGTTGTTAAGCGAATGGGTTTGATTCCAGGGCAATCGATTGTCATCACAAATCAAGATGCAGTGAATATTTGTGACGAGCTCTATGGAGTTCCGGGGCGTGAGCCGAACGCATGGTATGAGCCGTTCAGCGGCGATTGGCGCAAACAACAGGGGAATGGGGGTTGGCCGGTAGGGAGTATTAAGACCCAGCTGGAACGCCCCAATAAAAACATGCGGACCATCTTGGACGGACAAAAAGATGGAGCGAATATTGTCGTTTCCATGCGGGAAGCGGATGTCTATCACGAAAGTCTCGCCACAGAGTTCAAGTGCAAGCGGTTCCCTCTAGAAGAGGCGATCATCTGGTTCTTTCGCGGCCGAGCGGATCTGCCCGAGGGGCAGGAAGTTGATGTCTCATCACTCGTTGATGAGTTCACCGACTTCTTTCATCTTAGCCCCACCGAGCGGAAAAAGCTCTTTACCGACCCTGCGCCCGGTCTTTCTGTAGCGGTAACGACGATCGAGTCGGAGCAGTCTCTCGGTCTCTTGCTCCCGTCTCCACAACCCCCCAAGGATCGTGTGCCGGCCAACCCCGTCGAAAGAGAAACTCAGGATGACGGCTTCGAGTGGACGAAGGAACTCTCCGACCGCACGTTCGAGAACGCTGACGTCAGAAGCCTCGTCGAAACGGTAAAGACCCTCGCCGACGCAAGGGATCTCGTGCTCCCGGACGAGGATTCTCTAATCGAGAGGTGCGTCGTAGCCCTCCTGTCAGGCCACCTGGTACTCCAAGGACCCCCCGGGACCGGTAAGACCACGCTGGCTCGCCTGCTGGCCGAAGCCTTTTCTGCCGACACTGTGATGACCACTGCCACCGCCGACTGGACTACCTATGAGGTTATCGGAGGGCTACGCCCAAGTCACGATGGAACGTTGGAGCCGGTGCTCGGAGCCGTCCCGAAGACCGCGCTGTCCTGTGCAGAGAAGATGCGCGCATCCGCCATCTCAAGCGTGACTACTATGCATGAAGGCGACGCTGACGAGATGGATGCGCGATGGTTGATTATCGACGAGTTGAATCGCGCTGATATTGACCGAGCCATTGGGGGGCTCTATACCGTCCTATCTTCCACGGACGGCCGCCATCTCCGTTCGACGCCGATCGATCTATGGTTTGAGAAAGACTCGAGGCGTCGGCTCCTATGGGTGCCCGGCCGTTTCCGGATCATTGGAACGATGAACGACGTCGATACCTCCTTTGTAAATTCCCTCTCTCAGGGCCTCACTAGGAGATTTCAGTTCGTATACCTAGGCGTTCCCAACATCGATCAAATTGATGCCGAAATTGAGCTGTGCCAGCGCCAGGCGCAATCGTGGCTTGAAGCACAGTACCCAGGGCTGGCGAGTTCCAGCGATGATGCTGGCTCGGAGAAAGTTCTTGGGTCCATTGGCAAGAAGATGAGAGACGTTTTCACATGGCTGCGTTTCGGCGACCAGAAGAGCGGCAGTAGTTCTGTGGCGTCATGGCCAGTCGGGACCGCCCAAGCTGTGGATCTCTGGAAGGCCGTGCTACTCACTCTCTCGTCTGGCCCAGACATAAAAGAAGAAGCGCTCGTGCGAGCCTTCGACGCCTCTTTCGCAGATCGCATTATTCCGCAAATGGGAACACTGCGGGCATCACACATTGCCCTGATCCAAGAATACTTTGATAGCGAGCAAGATTCCCTTCGAGAGACGCGGCGAGCAATTCGCCATCTCCGCAACACGCAATCTGTGCGTTAG
- a CDS encoding site-specific DNA-methyltransferase has protein sequence MADDSADLVVTSPPYYNKRDYGVSGQIGQEATPKAYVDAMMDCLKEWRRVLRPTGSVFLNVGDTYVRRSLAGIPSRIEAAAIDDGWLIRNRIIWTKDVGMPDPSKNKLASRHEYIIHLAPKSTYYYDLFGYSNDVWNGSNPGDVWRINPERNMGKHLAPFPTEIVRRAVLLGCPLVVCGKCGTPSQRVVRRTAKLDPTRPQAKRAMELAKEAGLTPAHIAAVQATGVSDAGKALKVQNGTGRNAAAVQILAAEAKKVLGGYFREFTFSQKETEGWTRCSCGKEAPQERGVVLDPFMGTGTTLRTAFAMGRTAVGVDLKPIIDSKFAALTGHEPEHS, from the coding sequence ATGGCTGACGACTCAGCCGACCTCGTCGTTACTTCCCCCCCGTACTACAACAAGCGCGATTACGGTGTCTCCGGTCAGATCGGCCAGGAAGCCACACCCAAGGCATACGTCGACGCCATGATGGACTGCCTCAAAGAATGGAGGCGAGTCCTTCGGCCGACAGGATCGGTATTTTTGAACGTAGGCGACACCTATGTGCGCCGCTCTCTGGCAGGAATCCCAAGCCGAATCGAAGCTGCGGCAATCGATGATGGCTGGCTGATTCGCAACAGGATTATCTGGACAAAAGACGTCGGAATGCCCGACCCGTCTAAGAACAAACTTGCCAGCAGGCACGAATACATTATCCATCTGGCACCTAAGTCGACTTACTACTACGATCTCTTCGGCTATTCGAACGATGTCTGGAACGGTTCGAATCCCGGCGACGTATGGCGGATCAATCCGGAGCGCAACATGGGGAAGCATCTAGCTCCATTCCCTACGGAGATCGTGCGACGCGCCGTTCTACTCGGCTGCCCGCTAGTAGTTTGCGGAAAGTGTGGGACCCCAAGTCAGCGAGTCGTCAGGCGCACTGCCAAGCTTGACCCCACCCGCCCCCAAGCGAAGCGTGCTATGGAACTGGCGAAGGAGGCGGGCCTCACCCCAGCTCACATCGCAGCCGTTCAGGCCACCGGGGTATCTGACGCCGGTAAAGCCTTGAAGGTTCAGAACGGCACAGGACGGAATGCCGCCGCAGTTCAGATCCTGGCAGCGGAAGCAAAGAAGGTACTCGGCGGCTACTTTCGCGAGTTCACATTCTCGCAGAAGGAGACCGAAGGCTGGACACGGTGCAGCTGCGGAAAAGAGGCGCCACAAGAGCGTGGCGTCGTTCTCGACCCATTCATGGGTACTGGCACCACTTTGCGAACGGCATTTGCTATGGGCCGCACTGCCGTTGGTGTGGACCTTAAACCCATCATCGATAGCAAATTCGCGGCTCTCACCGGCCACGAACCGGAACACTCGTAG
- a CDS encoding transposase family protein has product MVIHPAALDLPHALVEWVTMLIVTREGDRRCKLRPSQRAMVALVYLREHTTLAKIAAGFGISESTAHAYTSAVVGLLAERAPGLLKTLRAHDPEFVLLDGTLAECDRVGDGRADYSHKHRRHGVNVQVVTDPGGRLLWLSPALPGRTHDLTAARTHQIIRICERQGVPVLADLAYQGAGPWLTTGIKRRPLQELTPTEKTLNRALAAARAPVERGVARLKSWRIFRRSRCSPNRMTSIAKAILTLEQQR; this is encoded by the coding sequence TTGGTTATCCATCCTGCCGCACTCGACCTGCCGCATGCACTCGTGGAGTGGGTCACCATGCTGATCGTCACCCGTGAGGGCGACCGGCGCTGCAAGCTCCGCCCGTCCCAGCGCGCGATGGTGGCACTGGTGTACCTGCGCGAGCACACCACTCTGGCGAAGATCGCCGCCGGGTTCGGGATCAGCGAGTCCACCGCCCACGCCTACACCAGTGCGGTCGTCGGCCTGCTCGCCGAACGCGCACCGGGCCTGCTGAAGACGCTCCGCGCGCACGACCCCGAGTTCGTCCTGCTCGACGGAACCCTCGCCGAGTGCGACCGGGTCGGCGACGGCCGGGCCGACTACTCCCACAAACACCGGCGCCACGGCGTGAACGTGCAGGTCGTCACCGACCCCGGCGGCCGGCTGCTGTGGCTCTCGCCCGCCCTGCCGGGCCGCACCCACGACCTGACCGCCGCCCGCACCCACCAGATCATCCGAATCTGCGAGCGCCAGGGCGTTCCCGTCCTGGCCGATCTCGCCTACCAGGGCGCCGGCCCGTGGCTGACCACCGGCATCAAGCGCAGACCCCTGCAGGAACTCACTCCCACCGAAAAGACCCTCAACCGGGCACTGGCCGCAGCACGAGCGCCCGTCGAACGCGGCGTCGCGAGGCTGAAGTCCTGGCGTATCTTCCGCCGGTCCCGATGCAGCCCCAACCGCATGACGTCAATCGCCAAGGCCATCCTCACACTGGAGCAGCAACGCTGA